A region of Frederiksenia canicola DNA encodes the following proteins:
- the tolA gene encoding cell envelope integrity protein TolA encodes MKVNNDRLELAIIVSIILHLLLIGLLVLGSLFTNMIQPAAGGSGGDADTLDAVMVDTGQVAAEYGQIVAQKQSEKIAKTEPKEQVVKDDLPKNAAEDVEKEKALVIAQQQKLEEQKRKQEEQQRQQEELKRQQEIAKQELLKKQEEETRKKAAEAARLKAEAEAKRLEAAAKQAEEERKAKEAEKQKQLEEQKRLAAEAKVKAEKEAKEKAEQEAKAQAQREAKEKAEKEAKLKAEKEAKAKAEKEAKLKAEKEAKAKAAAEAKAVADAKAKADQQAKNNKALDDFLSGGDVGGGSSKGGNQNATGSQGNGNAKSVGDGFGTEDRGYENLIKKKLSRYYRVEESFRGRECRIKLFLERDGRISNYQVISGPDDICRAAVSAIVSAKTVPPAPSDQLYNKYKSPIMRFSLKIQ; translated from the coding sequence GTGAAAGTGAATAATGATAGACTAGAACTTGCCATCATTGTTTCGATCATTTTGCATTTATTGTTGATCGGGCTGTTAGTTTTAGGCTCTCTCTTTACAAATATGATTCAGCCAGCCGCAGGTGGAAGTGGCGGTGATGCGGATACTCTTGATGCAGTGATGGTTGATACAGGACAGGTCGCCGCAGAGTATGGGCAAATTGTTGCTCAAAAACAGAGCGAAAAAATAGCTAAAACTGAACCCAAAGAACAAGTGGTCAAAGACGACTTGCCTAAAAATGCAGCAGAAGATGTTGAAAAAGAAAAAGCTTTAGTAATTGCTCAACAGCAAAAATTAGAAGAACAGAAACGGAAACAAGAAGAGCAACAACGTCAGCAAGAAGAATTAAAACGCCAGCAAGAAATTGCTAAACAAGAACTATTGAAAAAACAGGAAGAAGAAACTCGCAAGAAAGCAGCAGAAGCCGCTAGATTAAAAGCAGAAGCCGAAGCAAAACGTTTAGAAGCTGCAGCAAAGCAAGCTGAAGAAGAGCGTAAAGCAAAAGAGGCAGAAAAACAGAAGCAGCTTGAAGAACAAAAAAGATTAGCGGCGGAGGCCAAAGTAAAAGCAGAGAAGGAAGCGAAAGAAAAAGCCGAACAGGAAGCAAAAGCTCAGGCTCAAAGAGAGGCAAAAGAGAAAGCGGAAAAAGAGGCAAAGTTAAAAGCAGAGAAAGAAGCTAAAGCAAAAGCGGAAAAAGAAGCGAAATTAAAAGCAGAAAAAGAAGCAAAAGCGAAAGCCGCTGCTGAGGCAAAAGCAGTAGCTGATGCTAAAGCAAAAGCCGATCAACAAGCTAAAAATAATAAAGCGCTCGATGATTTTCTGAGTGGCGGAGATGTTGGCGGTGGTTCAAGTAAAGGTGGTAATCAAAATGCTACGGGTTCACAAGGTAACGGCAATGCTAAAAGTGTGGGCGATGGCTTTGGAACAGAAGACCGAGGTTATGAAAACCTTATTAAAAAGAAACTTTCCCGCTATTATCGTGTCGAAGAGAGCTTTAGAGGGCGTGAGTGTCGGATTAAGCTGTTTTTAGAGCGAGATGGGCGAATTAGTAATTATCAGGTAATTTCGGGCCCTGATGATATTTGTCGGGCGGCAGTATCTGCCATTGTATCTGCAAAAACAGTTCCACCAGCTCCGAGTGATCAACTTTATAACAAGTATAAATCGCCAATAATGCGATTTAGCTTAAAAATTCAATAA
- a CDS encoding OmpA family protein, with protein MKKLAKVLMIAAPAFVLAACSSSNDKANAAMNDGQMFGGMSVQDLQTRYNTVYFGFDSYSVDGEYQTLLDAHAAYLTSVNGKVTVSGHADERGTPEYNIALGQRRADAVKGYLAAKGANNVSTVSYGEEKPAVLGHTEADYSKNRRAVLEY; from the coding sequence ATGAAAAAACTAGCTAAAGTTTTAATGATCGCGGCACCAGCATTCGTTTTAGCAGCTTGCAGCAGCTCAAACGATAAAGCAAACGCAGCAATGAATGATGGACAAATGTTTGGCGGTATGTCTGTTCAAGATTTACAAACTCGCTACAACACTGTGTACTTCGGTTTTGACAGCTATTCTGTTGATGGCGAATACCAAACTTTATTAGATGCACACGCTGCATACTTAACTTCTGTAAATGGCAAAGTGACTGTTTCTGGTCACGCTGATGAACGTGGTACACCAGAGTACAACATCGCATTAGGTCAACGTCGTGCAGATGCAGTAAAAGGTTACTTAGCTGCTAAAGGTGCAAACAATGTTTCAACTGTTTCTTACGGTGAAGAGAAACCAGCTGTTTTAGGTCACACAGAAGCTGACTACTCTAAAAACCGTCGTGCAGTGTTAGAGTACTAA
- a CDS encoding DUF5339 domain-containing protein, with amino-acid sequence MFKYTISSFFVISCMFVNGNSFAADLKTSSLNIAKPQTPNKLAQPCLQLFKEGDKLISEAEKQPGTHIQVKKMKDKLSSSKQKILKMDSEMQQKSCDKGLIALNNLKQKY; translated from the coding sequence ATGTTTAAGTACACTATCTCTTCTTTTTTTGTTATTAGCTGCATGTTCGTAAATGGAAATAGCTTCGCAGCAGACCTAAAAACCTCCTCACTAAACATTGCGAAACCACAAACTCCGAATAAGTTGGCACAACCATGTCTGCAATTATTTAAAGAAGGCGATAAGCTAATTTCTGAAGCAGAAAAACAACCCGGCACACACATCCAAGTAAAAAAGATGAAAGACAAACTGTCTTCTTCTAAACAAAAAATCTTAAAAATGGACAGTGAAATGCAGCAAAAAAGTTGTGATAAAGGTTTAATTGCACTCAATAATTTAAAACAAAAATATTAA
- the ybgC gene encoding tol-pal system-associated acyl-CoA thioesterase, whose amino-acid sequence MNFPIRVYYENTDAGGVVYHAQYLNFFERARTECLRTLSFSQQTLLEQNFAFVVKKLEIDYKQPARLDDLLSVETIVHEIKKASIVFEQHLWRENICLCSAKVVVASVDLAKMKPIAIPPGIYQALQAV is encoded by the coding sequence ATGAACTTTCCAATTCGAGTATATTACGAAAATACAGATGCAGGTGGGGTAGTTTACCACGCGCAATACCTAAATTTTTTCGAGCGAGCAAGAACAGAATGCTTACGAACGCTCTCATTTTCTCAGCAAACATTATTGGAACAGAATTTCGCATTTGTGGTCAAAAAGCTGGAAATTGACTATAAACAGCCTGCCCGTTTGGACGATCTACTCTCAGTTGAAACCATTGTCCACGAAATTAAGAAAGCGTCCATTGTTTTTGAGCAGCATTTATGGCGAGAAAATATTTGTCTCTGTTCAGCGAAAGTGGTCGTAGCAAGTGTGGATTTAGCTAAAATGAAACCAATAGCCATTCCACCAGGGATTTATCAGGCTCTGCAAGCGGTCTGA
- the tolR gene encoding colicin uptake protein TolR: MSYRRRKRNDIKSEINIVPFLDVLLVLLLIFMATAPIISQSVEVDLPEERHSQSVSNEDKTPVILEISGVDQFKLKIDGNYVQVNNVENLTEQDVVAHAANAFQQDNNTLFLVAGGKDVPYEEVMKGISLLKDAGIKSVGLMTQGK, encoded by the coding sequence ATGTCTTACCGTCGTCGTAAACGTAATGACATTAAATCTGAAATTAATATCGTGCCATTTTTAGATGTGCTATTGGTGCTTTTATTGATTTTCATGGCTACTGCACCAATCATCAGCCAAAGTGTAGAAGTCGATTTGCCAGAAGAACGTCATAGTCAATCAGTATCAAATGAAGATAAAACGCCCGTTATTTTAGAAATTTCAGGGGTAGATCAGTTCAAACTAAAAATTGACGGAAATTATGTGCAAGTAAATAATGTTGAAAATCTAACGGAACAAGATGTTGTTGCTCACGCAGCTAATGCTTTTCAGCAAGATAATAATACACTCTTTTTAGTTGCTGGTGGCAAAGATGTACCTTATGAAGAAGTGATGAAAGGTATTTCATTACTTAAGGATGCAGGCATTAAATCGGTTGGTTTAATGACGCAAGGCAAATAG
- a CDS encoding cytochrome ubiquinol oxidase subunit I → MLDVVELSRLQFALTALYHFLFVPLTLGLSFVLVVMETLYVTTGKEVYKDMTKFWGKLFGINFALGVTTGITMEFQFGTNWSYYSHYVGDIFGAPLAIEGLMAFFLESTFIGLFFFGWNRLSKAKHLLATYAVAFGSNFSALWILVANGWMQNPVGSEFNFETMRMEMSSFSELVLNPVTQAKFLHTVSAGYTCGAVFVLGISAYYILKGRDLGFARRSFSVGASFGLLAIIAVIIMGDESGYSVGRAQPVKLAAMEGEFETHPAPAAWNVIVLPNTAEMKNEFAISIPYAAGIIATRSLDTEIKGLKDLRVENEQRVRNGIVAYGLLEKLRTGNYTAEDKEAFKAVQHDLGFGLLLKPYTDKVVDATEEQIKKAAADTIPNVGPTFWAFRIMMAAGGLMLLLIGAAFIQNMRGTVGSRPLLLKALLWGIPLPWIAIESGWFLAEYGRQPWAVYNVLPTGVSNSALTTADLWIAIGLLCGLYTLFLVIEMYLMFKYGRLGPSSLKTGRYHFEQSAK, encoded by the coding sequence ATGTTAGACGTTGTTGAACTCTCACGATTGCAGTTTGCATTAACTGCTCTCTACCACTTCTTGTTCGTGCCGTTGACATTAGGTCTTTCTTTCGTTCTTGTAGTGATGGAAACACTTTATGTAACGACGGGTAAAGAGGTGTATAAGGATATGACGAAGTTCTGGGGTAAGTTATTCGGTATTAACTTCGCTCTAGGGGTAACGACAGGGATTACAATGGAATTCCAATTCGGTACTAACTGGTCATATTATTCTCACTATGTTGGTGATATCTTTGGTGCTCCATTAGCAATTGAAGGGTTGATGGCGTTCTTCTTAGAATCTACTTTCATTGGTCTTTTCTTCTTTGGTTGGAACCGTTTGTCAAAAGCAAAACACTTATTAGCAACTTATGCAGTTGCTTTCGGTTCTAACTTCTCTGCGTTGTGGATCTTAGTTGCAAATGGCTGGATGCAAAACCCTGTTGGTTCTGAATTCAACTTTGAAACCATGCGTATGGAAATGTCTAGCTTCTCTGAGCTTGTTCTAAATCCTGTTACACAAGCTAAATTCTTACATACTGTTTCTGCTGGTTATACTTGTGGTGCGGTATTTGTGTTAGGGATCAGTGCGTACTATATCTTAAAAGGCCGTGATTTAGGATTCGCTCGTCGTTCATTCTCTGTGGGGGCAAGTTTCGGTTTATTGGCAATTATTGCAGTCATTATTATGGGCGATGAGTCTGGCTATTCGGTTGGTAGAGCTCAGCCGGTAAAATTAGCTGCGATGGAAGGTGAATTTGAAACTCACCCTGCTCCAGCGGCATGGAATGTAATTGTGCTTCCAAATACGGCAGAAATGAAAAACGAATTTGCCATTTCTATTCCTTATGCGGCAGGTATTATTGCAACTCGTTCGCTTGATACAGAAATCAAAGGTTTGAAAGACTTACGTGTTGAAAATGAACAGCGAGTGCGTAACGGTATCGTTGCTTACGGTTTGTTAGAGAAGCTTCGCACAGGAAATTATACTGCGGAAGATAAAGAGGCGTTCAAAGCCGTTCAGCATGATCTTGGTTTTGGTTTATTATTAAAGCCTTATACGGATAAAGTCGTTGATGCAACTGAAGAACAAATTAAGAAAGCAGCTGCGGATACCATTCCAAACGTAGGACCAACTTTCTGGGCATTCCGTATCATGATGGCTGCTGGTGGTTTAATGCTTCTTCTTATTGGTGCCGCGTTTATTCAGAATATGCGTGGTACAGTGGGATCAAGACCATTATTACTTAAAGCCTTATTATGGGGAATTCCACTTCCTTGGATTGCCATTGAAAGTGGCTGGTTCTTAGCGGAATATGGTCGTCAACCATGGGCTGTTTATAATGTGCTACCAACAGGTGTGAGTAACTCAGCATTAACTACAGCTGATTTATGGATTGCAATCGGCCTATTATGTGGCTTGTACACATTGTTCTTGGTTATTGAAATGTATTTAATGTTCAAATATGGTCGTTTAGGTCCAAGTTCATTAAAAACAGGTCGTTACCACTTTGAGCAATCTGCGAAATAA
- the tolB gene encoding Tol-Pal system beta propeller repeat protein TolB, giving the protein MADSDVVISVDEGVSSAQPIAVVPFKGNGSVPADVAQIISDDLRNSGKFNPIPVVRMKEQPGSAAEVNSQNWTDLGVDTIVVGQVTATGNGYNVAYQLVDTLSTPAAVLTQGSFNVPAAQIRLGAHTVSDQVFEKITQIRGAFRTKIAYVVQRGSASYELRVADYDGFNAFTVVRSKEPLMSPEWSPDGSKLAYVTFENKKSQVVVHDLRSGARKIIGALKGHNGAPSFSPDGSRVAFASNQDGVLNIYVTGASGGTPRQLTSGAGNNTEPSWSPDGGYILFTSDRAGSPQVYQMSANGGGASLIGGNGSGKISADGKNLIMVSGDKIVKRDLASGSTEVLSSTFLDESPSISPNGTMVIYSSTKGVSKVLQLVSADGRFKANLPGAGGQYKFPAWSPYLTKQ; this is encoded by the coding sequence ATGGCAGATTCTGATGTCGTGATTTCTGTTGATGAAGGCGTTAGTTCAGCTCAGCCAATTGCGGTCGTGCCTTTTAAAGGTAACGGGAGTGTGCCAGCAGATGTTGCTCAGATTATCTCTGATGATTTACGTAATAGCGGTAAATTTAACCCAATTCCTGTTGTTCGGATGAAAGAGCAGCCAGGTTCAGCAGCAGAGGTTAACTCACAAAACTGGACAGACTTAGGTGTTGATACGATTGTGGTTGGACAAGTAACTGCGACAGGTAATGGTTATAATGTAGCATATCAATTAGTTGATACGTTAAGTACGCCTGCAGCGGTATTAACACAAGGTTCTTTTAATGTTCCAGCTGCTCAAATTCGTTTGGGGGCTCATACTGTGAGTGATCAAGTTTTTGAAAAAATCACGCAAATTCGCGGTGCTTTTAGAACTAAAATTGCTTATGTTGTACAACGTGGATCGGCTTCTTATGAATTACGTGTTGCGGATTATGATGGCTTTAATGCATTTACCGTAGTGAGAAGTAAAGAGCCATTGATGTCGCCAGAGTGGTCGCCAGATGGCTCAAAATTAGCGTATGTCACATTTGAAAATAAAAAGTCTCAAGTGGTTGTACATGATCTCCGTTCGGGAGCTCGGAAAATTATTGGTGCATTGAAAGGGCATAACGGTGCACCGTCTTTTTCACCAGATGGATCTCGAGTCGCATTTGCATCTAATCAAGATGGTGTATTAAACATTTATGTAACTGGGGCATCGGGTGGTACACCTCGTCAATTAACCAGTGGTGCAGGTAATAATACTGAACCAAGCTGGTCACCAGATGGCGGTTATATTTTATTTACTTCGGATAGAGCTGGCTCACCACAAGTTTATCAAATGAGTGCAAATGGTGGTGGTGCAAGTCTCATCGGTGGTAATGGAAGCGGAAAAATTTCCGCAGATGGTAAGAATTTAATTATGGTTTCAGGAGATAAAATTGTAAAACGTGATTTGGCTTCAGGCAGTACAGAAGTATTAAGTTCTACGTTTTTAGACGAAAGTCCAAGTATCTCACCAAATGGAACTATGGTTATTTACAGCTCTACCAAAGGTGTGAGCAAAGTGTTACAATTGGTGTCCGCAGATGGCCGTTTCAAAGCTAACTTGCCGGGAGCAGGTGGACAATATAAATTCCCTGCTTGGTCACCGTACTTGACTAAACAATAA
- the tolQ gene encoding protein TolQ — MPTESTGFNLVSLFLEASIVVKIVMLILIIFSVLSWAVIIQRSRVIAQAKKESLAFEDRFWSGEDLHRLHEGLENRRDGLSGAEQIFYVGFKEYNRLQQVNSDAPEFIIQGSSRAMNLALNRELESIGNYIPFLGTVGSISPYIGLFGTVWGIMHSFMGLSAVKQATLQSVAPGIAEALIATAIGLFAAIPAVMAYNRLNLQVAKLEQNYVNFIDEFTSILHRQAFAKR; from the coding sequence ATGCCAACCGAATCAACAGGATTTAATTTAGTTTCGCTCTTTTTAGAAGCAAGCATCGTGGTGAAAATCGTGATGCTTATTTTAATTATTTTTTCCGTATTATCTTGGGCGGTGATCATTCAACGTAGTCGTGTGATTGCTCAAGCAAAAAAAGAGTCTTTGGCATTTGAAGATCGTTTTTGGTCAGGTGAAGATTTACACCGTTTACATGAAGGTTTAGAGAATCGTCGTGATGGATTAAGCGGTGCAGAGCAGATCTTCTATGTTGGTTTTAAAGAGTATAACCGTCTTCAGCAAGTTAACTCTGATGCACCAGAATTTATTATTCAAGGTTCAAGCCGAGCAATGAATCTCGCATTGAACCGAGAGTTGGAAAGTATTGGAAATTATATTCCGTTTTTAGGTACAGTTGGTTCAATTAGCCCTTATATTGGTTTATTTGGAACAGTATGGGGAATCATGCACTCCTTTATGGGATTAAGTGCAGTAAAACAAGCAACACTACAATCAGTTGCACCAGGTATTGCTGAAGCATTGATTGCGACTGCAATTGGTCTATTTGCTGCAATTCCTGCGGTAATGGCATATAACCGTTTAAATTTGCAAGTCGCTAAATTGGAACAAAACTATGTGAACTTCATTGATGAGTTCACTTCTATTTTACATCGCCAAGCTTTTGCAAAAAGATAG
- a CDS encoding CydX/CbdX family cytochrome bd oxidase small subunit, whose translation MFYVTWVLGVLLAILFATVITISIEKTGKFDE comes from the coding sequence ATGTTTTATGTAACTTGGGTATTAGGTGTTCTACTTGCCATTCTGTTTGCAACGGTAATCACTATTAGTATTGAAAAAACAGGCAAATTTGACGAGTAA
- the cydB gene encoding cytochrome d ubiquinol oxidase subunit II, which translates to MLDYEVLRFIWWILIGVLLIGFAVTDGFDMGVLILLPVVGKSNVERRVMINSIAPHWDGNQVWLLTAGGAIFAAWPTVYATSFSGFFLAMILVLAALFFRPVGFEYRAKIDDQKWRNAWDWGLFIGGFVPSLIFGVAFGNLLQGVPFHFNEINQVTYEGSTLWKLLGLLNPFALLCGVVSLMMLTTQGAAWLQMKTTGELRNRVRNIAQVTALVSLGAFLLAGVWLYFKDGFVVTSMIDHNAASTISNKTVVLEQGAWFKNYFEMPILFVVPALAVLGALLTVVASKANNSGLAFFASSIMQAGIILTAGVSMFPFVMPSITHPEMSLTMWDATASHNTLGVMFIVACIFVPLVLAYTVWSYIKMYGRLDSKYIENNSASLY; encoded by the coding sequence ATGTTAGATTATGAAGTTTTACGCTTTATTTGGTGGATCTTAATCGGCGTTTTATTAATTGGTTTTGCTGTAACTGATGGTTTTGATATGGGCGTATTAATCCTATTACCAGTAGTTGGCAAGAGTAATGTTGAGCGTCGTGTCATGATTAACTCAATCGCACCCCACTGGGATGGTAACCAAGTTTGGTTATTAACTGCGGGTGGTGCAATCTTTGCTGCGTGGCCAACAGTTTACGCAACATCATTCTCAGGCTTTTTCTTAGCCATGATTTTAGTTTTAGCCGCGTTATTCTTCCGCCCAGTAGGCTTTGAATATCGTGCAAAAATTGATGATCAAAAATGGCGTAATGCTTGGGACTGGGGCTTATTTATTGGTGGCTTCGTTCCGTCATTAATTTTTGGCGTGGCATTTGGTAATTTATTACAAGGTGTACCATTCCATTTCAATGAGATTAACCAGGTGACTTATGAAGGTTCGACACTTTGGAAATTGTTAGGCTTATTAAATCCATTTGCATTGCTTTGCGGTGTAGTGAGTTTAATGATGCTCACAACTCAGGGTGCAGCCTGGTTACAAATGAAAACTACGGGTGAATTACGCAATCGTGTAAGAAACATTGCTCAAGTGACTGCTTTAGTATCATTAGGTGCCTTCTTACTAGCTGGCGTATGGTTATACTTCAAAGATGGTTTCGTTGTGACTAGCATGATTGATCACAATGCGGCATCAACTATTTCAAATAAAACGGTGGTATTAGAACAAGGTGCGTGGTTCAAAAACTACTTCGAAATGCCGATCTTGTTTGTGGTTCCTGCATTAGCAGTGTTAGGGGCATTATTAACTGTGGTTGCATCAAAAGCAAACAATAGTGGCTTAGCGTTCTTTGCGTCATCAATAATGCAAGCAGGGATCATCTTAACTGCTGGTGTGTCAATGTTCCCATTTGTGATGCCGTCAATTACTCATCCAGAAATGAGTTTAACCATGTGGGATGCAACAGCGAGTCATAACACTCTTGGCGTTATGTTTATCGTTGCTTGTATTTTTGTACCGCTTGTTCTTGCATATACTGTTTGGAGTTATATTAAGATGTATGGTCGTCTTGACTCTAAATATATTGAGAACAACAGTGCGAGCTTATATTAA
- the ybgE gene encoding cyd operon protein YbgE, which yields MINSLYNVTRKGWLKALSFILATAMFAAILMNSFMFAQHFGGSIPYLAILVFYGMAILWIHGIGFEIKSTPFKLIFLPITGYLITTPAFLYIVLN from the coding sequence ATGATTAACTCACTCTATAATGTAACAAGAAAGGGCTGGCTTAAAGCCCTTTCTTTTATCCTAGCAACTGCAATGTTTGCGGCGATTTTGATGAATTCATTTATGTTCGCACAACATTTCGGTGGAAGTATTCCCTATTTGGCGATTCTCGTCTTTTATGGAATGGCCATTTTATGGATTCATGGTATTGGATTTGAAATTAAATCAACACCTTTTAAATTGATTTTCTTACCAATAACAGGCTATCTCATTACTACCCCCGCTTTTCTTTACATTGTTTTAAATTAA